ACTTAATCGTTAATATCAATATATAAACTGCTTGTTTTCTTACTTTCATTGTATTTTACTTATAGGGTAGCAAATAGAAAATTAATAAAAGGCTACATTTTGGTCAAGAAAGAAATTTCTAATGAGTTGTTTTCTATTTGAGAAATCCTCTAATATATCTATCAACTTGTCCTTCAAATCAGTCAGTGATTTGAAGGCAAGATTTTTCAAATCAATATTTTTGATATACGCCCATACATGTTCATCCGGATTTACTTCTGGGCTATATGCAGGTTGTTTCACCAATTTAAGTCTTCCTCTTGGTAACTTTTCTAATAACTGATGTACTGCTTTGCAATCATGAACACTTGCTTGATCCCAAATTAAAGTAATGGGATTTGGTTCATCTGCTAATAGCTGTTCTAAGAATGAGACAATATCTTCCCCTCTGTAAGGCTGTTTACTGGTGGTATAAGTAAAATCTCCCTCACTACTGATGGCTGAACAAACAAAGATATGCTCAAAAGATTTTGACCATATCTCAACAGGAAAGGGATTGGCTTGAGGTAAAAAACATTTTTGCAATTTTGGTGTAACGAAAAAAGATGCTTCATCTCCATAATAGACCTTTCTGCCTTCTTTTTTAGCCGTTTTCAGTAAATTAGGCAATCTTTGTTTTTTCCACTTTTTTACAAGTTCAGGATTTTTTCTGGGTTCTTTCTTTGGAGGCTTGCGGTAGCTAAAACCCCATTGATGTAACAGTGTGCCAATATGTTGAAGGCTATACTCAACACCAAAGAGTTGTTTTATTTGACAAAAAACTCTTTTTCTTGTTCAGCCTTGGGTAGGAAAACCAGCTTTAGTAGCCCCTCTGACTAAATGAGCTTTGAGTTCTTTCTGTTGAGCTATGGTAAGTTTTGGGCTAGCTCCTGGATATTTTTTCTTTTTGATACCAGAAATACCAGTTTGCTCATAAGCGGAAAGAACTTGACTAAC
The sequence above is a segment of the Chondrinema litorale genome. Coding sequences within it:
- a CDS encoding helix-turn-helix domain-containing protein; this translates as MDRITKDTDIREYRRKLVIRLSKRGLKQQSIAEVLDCSQGLVSQVLSAYEQTGISGIKKKKYPGASPKLTIAQQKELKAHLVRGATKAGFPTQG